In Salvelinus sp. IW2-2015 linkage group LG23, ASM291031v2, whole genome shotgun sequence, a genomic segment contains:
- the LOC111950777 gene encoding proteasome subunit beta type-6, whose translation MAAYMSANHSENAFSTHDFVPEWAQEEVSTGTTIMAVEFDGGVVIGADSRTTTGAYIANRVTDKLTPIHDHIFCCRSGSAADTQAVADEVTYQLGFHSIELDEPPLVQTAANLFKQMCYRYREELMAGIIVAGWDKRRGGQVYTVPMGGMIVRQPVSVGGSGSSYIYGFMDSNYKPGMTKEECLHFCTQALALAMERDGSSGGVARLAAITEEGLERLVVLGNQLPKFSNA comes from the exons ATGGCTGCGTACATGTCAGCGAACCATTCAGAAAATGCTTTTAGTACACATGATTTTGTACCAGAATGGGCACAAGAAGAAGTTAGCACTGGG ACAACCATAATGGCTGTGGAGTTTGATGGAGGGGTTGTGATTGGTGCTGACTCCCGAACAACAACAGG CGCTTACATTGCCAATCGAGTTACTGACAAGTTGACTCCCATTCACGACCACATCTTCTGCTGCCGCTCTGGGTCTGCAGCTGACACACAGGCTGTTGCTGATGAAGTCACCTACCAGCTGGGCTTTCACAG TATTGAGCTGGATGAGCCTCCACTTGTGCAAACGGCAGCCAACCTCTTCAAGCAGATGTGctacagatacagagaggagcTGATGGCTGGCATCATTGTGGCTGGCTGGGACAAAAGAAGGGGTGGACAG GTGTACACAGTCCCAATGGGAGGGATGATAGTGAGGCAGCCAGTGTCAGTAGGGGGTTCTGGCAGCTCCTACATCTATGGCTTCATGGATTCTAACTACAAGCCTGGAATGACCAAGGAAGAGTGCCTTCACTTCTGTACGCAGG CCCTGGCGCTTGCCATGGAGCGGGACGGTTCTAGTGGAGGAGTGGCCCGTCTGGCTGCCATCACAGAGGAGGGCCTGGAGAGACTGGTTGTTTTGGGAAACCAGCTGCCCAAATTCTCCAACGCATAG